The window CTTCACCGGGTTCCAGTCGTTGATCGTCGTGTCGTACTGCATCCCGGGGTCGCCGCAGATCCACGCGGCGTCGGCGATCTTCTTCATGAGGTCGCGCGCGCGGAACGACTCGAACGGACGGCCGGTCAGGACTTCCTTCGTCCAGTACTCGCCGTCGTTTTCGACGGCCTTCATGAACTCGTCGTTGACGCGAACCGAGTGGTTCGCGTTCTGGTAGAAGATCGAGGAATACGCCTCGCCGTTGAAAGAGCCGTCGTAGCCGGCGTCGATCAGGGCCCAGGCCTTTTTCTCCTCGGTCGCCTTGGAAAGGATGAACTCCTCGATGTCGGGATGATCGATGTTCAGGATCACCATCTTCGCGGCGCGCCGGGTCTTTCCGCCCGACTTGATCGCGCCCGCGAACGAGTCGAACCCCTTCATGAACGAGAGCGGCCCGGAAGCGGTCCCGCCGGAGGAGAGTCCCTCGCGCGAGCCGCGGAGCGTCGAGAGGTTGGAGCCCGTCCCGGAGCCGTACTTGAAGAGCATCCCTTCGGTCTTCGCGAGCGTGAGAATCGAGGCCATGGAGTCCTCGACGGAGTTGATGAAGCATGCCGAGCACTGCGGCTTCGCCTCGACGCCGCAGTTGAACCAGACGGGGGAATTGAACGACATGACCTGGTTGACGAGGAGAGCCGTCAGCTCGTCGTGGAACGCGTCCCGGTCCGCGGCCGTCCGGAAATAGCCCCCTTCGTGCCCCCAGCGCGTGATCGTGTCCGCCACGCGCGAGATGAGCTGGCGAACCGACGTCTCGCGCTCGGGAGTGCCGATCTTCCCGTGGAAATACTTCTGGACGACGATGTTCGTCGCGGTCTGCGACCACGACCTGGGCACCTCGACGTTCTTCTGCTCGAAGATCGTCTCACCCTTTTCGGACGTGATCGCGGCGGTTCGGAGCTCCCATTCGAGCGCCTCGAATGGAGGAACCGACGGGTCGGAATAGACCCTCGAGAAGGTCAGCCCTCGAAGACCCGGCGGCGTGGACTCCCGCGCGTCCACATCCGCGAGAAGCTCTTTCCGGATCTCCTCGTCGCTACGGCTCATGGTTTCGTCTCCTCCTCGTTTCGACGGCCGTTCCGGGAATCGCATGGCGAAGTCCGGCTCGGTTGTGGCTCTCGGTTGGCCGTTCGCTTTGAATTGAAGGTAAACCTCCCAATCGGACTTGTCAAGAAAAAGGTACAAGATATTGGGGGGCTCCCCGCCTCCTGCCGTACAGGTAGAGCTTTTCCCTAACCGGGCTCCCGATCCTTCCTTGACCCCCCGGCCCCCGGCTGGCATAATCGGACGACCCGAAGAGCCCGGCTCTTCGGCCGGAAGGAGTTCCCCGATGTCTTCTGAAATGTCCAGTCCCTTGACCCCCATGACGCCTCCGCAGGCGGCGGATGCTCCCCTGCTGACGCTGACGGAGAAGGCGATCGAGAAGGTCAAGTATTTCGCCTCGCAGATGCCCGAATCCGCGGGGAAGCCGCTCCGCGTGTTCGTCCAGGGCGGCGGCTGCTCCGGGTTCCAGTACGGCTTCACGTTCGACGAGAAGCACGAGAACGACGCCGAGTTCGCGCAGGGCGACGTCCACGTGGTCGTCGATCCGCAGAGCGCGATGTATCTCAAGGGAGCCAGCGTCGACTACCTCGAGGACTTCCGGGGCGCGGGTTTTTCGGTCAACAACCCGAATGCCTCGGGCGGCTGCGGCTGCGGCAAGTCCTTCAACGCGTAAAGAGCGGCGTCAGCCGTTCGATGAAAGACCCCACTCGTGTGGGGTCTTTTTCGTTCAGCCGGCGATTTCGCGGCGGAGGCGGGGGCGGGTCCTGTCACGGCGCGCTCCGATGGATCCGCCCGGCGCAGGCTGCGGAAAGGGTTACAGGACGGGGTGCGCGACGGGCGGCTTCCACGGAGCGCCCCGCGCCACCCGCCCCGACGAGAGCCTCCGAAATCGCGGCAGCAACTCATGCGAGGGTGTCGGGATGCGAGCGCCGCATTGCGGCGCAACAGCTCTTTTTCGTTCAGCCGGCGATTTCAGAAAAAGGACGTTCGGCGCGGGTCCTGTCGCGGCACCGCCCGACGGCGACCGCTCGGCGCTCGCGGAGGACAGGGTTACGGAATCCGTGCGCGGCGAGCGGCTCGCCGCAGGCTCATGCCGCGCCACCCGCGCGATTCCGGCCCCGAAATCGCGGCAGCAACTCATGCGAGGTTGTCGGGACGAATGCGCCGGCACCCGGCGCAACATTCGATGCCTCGCCGCGCCGGCCTACAGGTGCGTGAGCCTTCCCCCGTCGACGAGAATCGACGCGCCCTGCACGAACTCGGCCCCCGGCGACGCGAGGAACGCGATCACCGCGGCGAGATCCTCGGGCTTTCCGACGTCGGCCCTCTGGATCTTCTCGAGTCCGGATTTCACGTTCGGGTTGTTCCACAACATGGGCGTGTCGACCGCGCCGGGAAGGATCGCGTTGACGCGCAGTCCCTTCGGCTTGCCCTCGAGCGCCGCGGAACGCGTGAGCGAGAGGAGGGCCGCCTTGGCCGCGGCGTACGGAGCCACTCCGGGGGTCGTCTCGCGGGCATGAACGCTCGAGACGTTCACGATCGCACCGCCCCTGGCCATTCGCGCGAAGGCCTGCTTCGTGAAATAGAAGGCGCCCATGAGATCGACCCGCCAGACCTTCAGCCAGTCGTCGGTCGTGAGCTCGTCGAGAGGCTTGAAGACCATCAGCCCGGCGTTGTTGACGAGGACGTCCCACCGGCCGAAACGATCGAGCGCGTCGGCGACCGTGCGGTCGACCTGGTGCTCCGCGCTCACGTCGCAGGCGCTGCCGAACGCGTCGGGCGCGCCCTCCTCTTTCACTCCGGCCGCGGCCCTCTCCGCCCCGCCGCGGTCGAGATCGGCGACGACGACCCTCGCTCCCTCGCGGCCGAACCGTTTCGCGACCGCGAGCCCGATTCCGCTCGCCGCCCCGGTCACGATCGCCACCCTTCCGGAAAATCGAGCCGCCGAATCGCCGTTGCCGTTCATTGCGCGTTGGCGGGCGCGTCGGTGCTCCGGCTCCCTTTCTCCTCCGTTCTCCTCGGCGGCGGGATGAAGGCCATTCGCCCCTCCTCGTGCTGCCGAGGCGGGATCAGCGGAACCTGGAGACAGACGCTCTGGGTCGGCAGCACGCTCCCCCATTCGGAGATCAGCCGCTTGTAGGCGCGCCCCACCGGGCGGATGTTCCGGTCGAGGTCGTAGAGACCGAGCGGATTCACCGTCCCGCGATCCTCGCGGAGGGCGACGTCCCAGTCGACCTGGTCGGTCAGCGAATACCACGTGAACCCCACGATCGGGACGCCGTCGTTCCGGACGCGGAGCACGTTGGCCCACTCCTTCCAGAGCCAGGACACGGACTCTTCGCCCGACGGTCCCTGGTGCAGGTTCGTCTCGGTGTGCATCACCGGGAGCTTGTACCGGGCGTAGTACTGCCTCGTGATCTCGCTGTAGCCGAAGACCTCGCCGGCCGGCCGCGTCGTGCCGTCGCGCCCGACGAGGTGCTCGTTGGTGATGTAGTAGTCGTTGCCCATGATGCAGTGGTGCTTGAGCGAATTGCCGAGGAAGAAGTGGTACTCGTCCCGTGTCAATCCGTGGTCGGCGAGGAACTCGTACATCTCGGAATTGACGCGGCGCCCGTAGTTCAGGTCCAGGGACAGGAACCGCTCGGCGTTGAGGATCTCCGCCGGCCGGATCGATCCCGGGCTGTCCGCGTGGAAGTATTCGGAGGACTCGCTCTGGATGAAGATCGCGTCCGGACGGATCTTCAGGATCGCGTCCATCGCCATCACGTTCGCCTTCACGATGTGCTTGAGCGCGGTGACGAAGCTGCGGTCGTCGCTCTTCTGTTCGTTCCACCAGCCGTAGCGCGCCGAGAAGAGCGCGCAGATGTACATCTCGTTGACCGGCGTGTAGAGCTGGATCCAGGGGTACCGGCGCGCGAAGGCCGCCGCGTATCCGGCGAAGAGCTTCGGGAAATCGGGATTCTGGAAATCGCCGATCCAGTCCGGCACCCCGAAATGGCAGAGGTCCGCGATCGGCGTCACGTCCCGCTCCCGGAGGTCCGCGAGCGTCGCGTCCGCGAATTCCCAGTCGAACCGGTCGGCGCCGAGGAACGTGCGGTACAGCGCCGTTCCGTATCGCAGGAAGGAGATCCCGAGGGACTGCACGAGATCGAAGTCGGTCTTCCAGTTCCGGTAGAAGCCGCACTTCTCCATCTCGTCGACCCGCTTCTTCCCGTGTTCGATCGTGGGCGAGCTGTTCTCGATTCCGGTGGCGAACAGAAAGACGGACTTCACACGGCGAAAAAGTGCAAGAAGAAAGCCAGAAACGTCGCGAGTCGCGAGTTCCGAGTCGAAAGTGGGAGGAGCGAGCGGGCAACTCCCGCCTGGCTCAGGATGACAGGGCGCGCCTCATCGGGAAACCCGGGAATTCGGTGTCGCTCGCCGGGAACGGAGCGCCGTCAGACGTAGCGGACGGCGGGCTCGGGCAGCCCGGCCGGCGGCCGAGGCGTACCGACGAGCGGGCGTCGGGCGGGCGGCCGGACGCATCGGCCCCGTCTGGCGCGTACCGGCGCGCCGCTTACCCTTCCCACTTCCAGTCGCGGATTTCCGGAAGATCCTCTCCTCTCTCCGCGATGTGCGCCCGGTGCTCGATCAGCCGATCGCGGATCTCCTGCTTGATGTAACCGGCCGAGGAGGCGAGCTTCTTGACCCGGTCGACGACGTCGCCCGCGAGATGGAATCGATCGAGGTCGTTCTTGACGACCATGTCGAAAGGCGTCGTCGTCGTCCCTTCCTCCTTGTAGCCCCGGACGTGGAGGTTCGCGTGGTTGCGGCGGCGGTAAGCGAGCCGGTGAATGAGCCAGGGATAGCCGTGGTACGCGAAGATGATCGGCTTGTCGGTCGTGAAGATCGCGTCGAACTGCGCCGCGGGAAGGCCGTGCGGATGCTCTTCTCTCGGCTGCAGCGTCATGAGATCGACGACGTTGACGACGCGGATCTTGAGGTCCGGCGCGCGCTGCCGCAGGAAGTCGACCGCGGCGAGCGTCTCGAGCGTCGGCACGTCGCCCGCGCACGCCATCACGACGTCGGGCTCGCTCCCGCGATCGTTGGACGCCCATTCCCAGATGCCGATCCCCTCCGTGCAGTGGCGCACCGCTTCTTCCATGGAAAGCCACTGCGGCCCGGGCTGCTTCCCGGCGACGATCACGTTGACGAAATTCCGGGTCCGGAGGCAGTGATCGGCGACCGAGAGGAGCGTGTTCGCGTCGGGCGGGAGATACACGCGGATCACGTCCGCCTTCTTGTTGACGACGTGGTCGATGAAGCCGGGATCCTGATGCGAGAAGCCGTTGTGGTCCTGCCGCCAGACGTGCGAGGTGAGCAGGTAGTTCAACGAGGCGATGGGCCGGCGCCAGGGGACCCGGCGCGACGTCTTCAGCCATTTCGCGTGCTGGTTGAACATCGCGTCCACGATGTGGATGAACGCTTCGTAGCACGAGAAGATCCCGTGGCGGCCCGTGAGAAGGTAACCCTCGAGCCACCCTTGACAGAGATGCTCGGAAAGGACCTCCATGACGCGGCCGTCCGGAGAGAGATGGTCGTCGCCGGGAATCGTCTCCGCCATCCAGCGTCGATCGGTCGCCTCGAAGACGGGATTCAGCCGGTTCGACGCCGTCTCGTCGGGGCCCATCATCCGGAAGTTCTTCGGGTTCGCGCGGATCACGTCGCGGAGATATTCCCCGAGGACGCGCGTCGCCTCCGCCTGGTCGCGGCCGGGCCGGTCGACCTCGACCGCGTAGGCGCGGAAGTCGGGCAGTCGAAGGTCCTTCAGCAGCTTCCCGCCGTTGGCGTACGGCGTCGCGCCCATCCGCCGGCTTCCGAGCGGCGCGAGCTCCGCCAGCTCGGGCTGGAGCTTTCCCGCCGAATCGAAGAGTTCCGCCGGCTCGTAGCTCCGCATCCACTGCTCGAGCATCCGGAGGTGAGCGGGGTTTCCGGCGACGTCTGAGAGCGGCACCTGGTGCGACCGCCAGCTTCCTTCCATCTTCTTCCCGTCGACTTCCTTCGGGCCGGTCCATCCTTTCGGCGTCACGAGCACGATCATCGGCCATCGCGGGCGGCCGGAAGTGCGGCCGGCGCGCGCATCCACCTGGATCGCCTGGATCTCCGCGACGACCGCGTCGAGCGTCGCCGCCATCTTCTGGTGCATGTCGAGGGGATCGGATCCCTCGACGAAATACGGCGTGTGTCCGTAGCCGAGGAGGAGCTCCTCGAGCTCGCCGCGGCTGATCCGCGCGAGCACCGCCGGATTCGCGATCTTGTAGCCGTTGAGATGGAGGATCGGGAGCACCGCCCCGTCGGTGACCGGGTTCAGGAACTTGTTCGAGTGCCAGGAAGCCGCGAGCGGACCGGTCTCCGCCTCGCCGTCGCCGATCACGCACGCAACGAGGAGATCCGGATTGTCGAACGCTGCGCCGTAGGCGTGCGCGAGCGCGTAGC of the Thermoanaerobaculia bacterium genome contains:
- the erpA gene encoding iron-sulfur cluster insertion protein ErpA; this translates as MSSEMSSPLTPMTPPQAADAPLLTLTEKAIEKVKYFASQMPESAGKPLRVFVQGGGCSGFQYGFTFDEKHENDAEFAQGDVHVVVDPQSAMYLKGASVDYLEDFRGAGFSVNNPNASGGCGCGKSFNA
- a CDS encoding SDR family NAD(P)-dependent oxidoreductase — protein: MAIVTGAASGIGLAVAKRFGREGARVVVADLDRGGAERAAAGVKEEGAPDAFGSACDVSAEHQVDRTVADALDRFGRWDVLVNNAGLMVFKPLDELTTDDWLKVWRVDLMGAFYFTKQAFARMARGGAIVNVSSVHARETTPGVAPYAAAKAALLSLTRSAALEGKPKGLRVNAILPGAVDTPMLWNNPNVKSGLEKIQRADVGKPEDLAAVIAFLASPGAEFVQGASILVDGGRLTHL
- a CDS encoding family 1 glycosylhydrolase, whose product is MKSVFLFATGIENSSPTIEHGKKRVDEMEKCGFYRNWKTDFDLVQSLGISFLRYGTALYRTFLGADRFDWEFADATLADLRERDVTPIADLCHFGVPDWIGDFQNPDFPKLFAGYAAAFARRYPWIQLYTPVNEMYICALFSARYGWWNEQKSDDRSFVTALKHIVKANVMAMDAILKIRPDAIFIQSESSEYFHADSPGSIRPAEILNAERFLSLDLNYGRRVNSEMYEFLADHGLTRDEYHFFLGNSLKHHCIMGNDYYITNEHLVGRDGTTRPAGEVFGYSEITRQYYARYKLPVMHTETNLHQGPSGEESVSWLWKEWANVLRVRNDGVPIVGFTWYSLTDQVDWDVALREDRGTVNPLGLYDLDRNIRPVGRAYKRLISEWGSVLPTQSVCLQVPLIPPRQHEEGRMAFIPPPRRTEEKGSRSTDAPANAQ
- a CDS encoding phosphoketolase family protein, whose product is MSEKEQLIFAMPGPLDDDHLRRVNAYWRAANYLSVGQIYLLDNPLLRRPLTSADVKPRLLGHWGTTPGLNFIYAHLNRLIKQHDLDVVYIAGPGHGGPALVANTYLEGTYSEVYPSITPDAEGMKKLFKQFSFPGGIPSHVAPETPGSIHEGGELGYALAHAYGAAFDNPDLLVACVIGDGEAETGPLAASWHSNKFLNPVTDGAVLPILHLNGYKIANPAVLARISRGELEELLLGYGHTPYFVEGSDPLDMHQKMAATLDAVVAEIQAIQVDARAGRTSGRPRWPMIVLVTPKGWTGPKEVDGKKMEGSWRSHQVPLSDVAGNPAHLRMLEQWMRSYEPAELFDSAGKLQPELAELAPLGSRRMGATPYANGGKLLKDLRLPDFRAYAVEVDRPGRDQAEATRVLGEYLRDVIRANPKNFRMMGPDETASNRLNPVFEATDRRWMAETIPGDDHLSPDGRVMEVLSEHLCQGWLEGYLLTGRHGIFSCYEAFIHIVDAMFNQHAKWLKTSRRVPWRRPIASLNYLLTSHVWRQDHNGFSHQDPGFIDHVVNKKADVIRVYLPPDANTLLSVADHCLRTRNFVNVIVAGKQPGPQWLSMEEAVRHCTEGIGIWEWASNDRGSEPDVVMACAGDVPTLETLAAVDFLRQRAPDLKIRVVNVVDLMTLQPREEHPHGLPAAQFDAIFTTDKPIIFAYHGYPWLIHRLAYRRRNHANLHVRGYKEEGTTTTPFDMVVKNDLDRFHLAGDVVDRVKKLASSAGYIKQEIRDRLIEHRAHIAERGEDLPEIRDWKWEG